Proteins from a single region of Acidianus ambivalens:
- a CDS encoding prolyl oligopeptidase family serine peptidase translates to MDEFEYLEDLNNERTKSFIENENKKTEEKLGKRAKELYPKLLEIYKEPYVLSMFAYDENNPVILLYGEKNQVLLGNKVIYTSPKDYVASSVWKVYNSKEIGVSIEKKGSDKITTFLISPDGKTTELGEMVESPFYFKNELCYIKSYRYSPPPDGGEYPADRVFCGNEIVYGKDLKPGEFVSIRTFGDFITLIRSKGWRYSELYAGEGFDSLKKIDEGEVIDVIDYVQGSLIYQKNDSVYLDKKKIIKSDYPILGVSSLKETLAVEVIKDYRTPLLFYSINGDKIGEEIHDNIQFMDSEGHSLFIVETSFNYKFKVLRRVKEKSEETIMQYGNYDVKVTDIYVKGDVLLHGFLLTKTNNPKGVIVYGYGGFRISLLPSFPMSTRLLLDEGYSVLITNLRGGYENGEEWHKAGMLLNKKNVFKDFSEFLRLVKSLGGKTIAMGGSNGGLLVGATENEYPNVIDCAVIGHPVLDMLRYDKLYVGKYWVEEYGDPNDPKYRDYLLSYSPYHNLKKGLPKTFVYTGINDDRVHPAHALKYVAKSEKLGNDVMLFVNDSGHAIADPESEAREYSYVLAFIEECTSSK, encoded by the coding sequence ATGGACGAGTTTGAGTACTTAGAAGATTTAAACAACGAAAGAACTAAGTCTTTTATAGAGAATGAAAATAAGAAAACAGAAGAAAAACTAGGTAAAAGAGCAAAGGAACTTTATCCAAAGCTTTTAGAAATTTACAAAGAACCTTACGTTCTAAGCATGTTTGCTTATGACGAAAATAACCCGGTTATCCTACTCTACGGGGAGAAAAACCAAGTACTCTTAGGGAATAAAGTAATTTATACTTCACCAAAGGATTACGTAGCTTCCTCAGTATGGAAAGTTTACAATTCTAAGGAAATAGGAGTTAGTATAGAAAAGAAGGGAAGCGATAAGATTACAACTTTCCTAATTTCCCCCGACGGTAAAACCACGGAATTAGGAGAAATGGTTGAATCTCCTTTTTATTTCAAAAATGAGTTATGTTATATAAAGAGTTACCGTTATTCTCCTCCACCTGATGGTGGAGAATATCCTGCTGACAGAGTATTTTGCGGTAATGAAATAGTTTACGGCAAAGATTTAAAGCCTGGCGAGTTCGTATCAATTAGAACTTTCGGAGATTTTATAACGCTGATCAGAAGTAAAGGCTGGAGGTATAGCGAACTTTATGCTGGCGAAGGTTTTGATTCTCTTAAAAAGATTGATGAGGGAGAAGTAATAGACGTAATTGATTACGTTCAAGGAAGTTTAATCTATCAGAAGAATGACTCAGTGTACCTAGATAAAAAGAAGATAATAAAATCCGATTACCCGATTTTAGGAGTCTCTTCTCTTAAAGAAACCTTGGCCGTTGAGGTTATAAAGGATTATAGAACCCCTTTATTGTTTTACAGCATTAATGGTGACAAGATAGGAGAGGAAATTCACGATAATATCCAGTTTATGGATAGTGAAGGACATTCATTATTTATTGTAGAAACCTCGTTCAATTATAAATTCAAGGTCTTAAGGAGAGTTAAGGAAAAGAGCGAAGAAACAATAATGCAGTACGGTAATTATGACGTAAAAGTTACGGACATATATGTTAAAGGAGACGTATTACTTCACGGGTTTCTCCTAACTAAGACTAATAATCCCAAGGGAGTTATAGTTTATGGTTATGGAGGGTTCAGAATTTCTTTACTCCCTTCATTTCCTATGTCTACAAGACTATTGCTTGACGAAGGGTACTCTGTTTTAATCACAAACTTGAGGGGAGGTTACGAAAACGGAGAAGAATGGCATAAGGCAGGAATGTTGCTTAATAAGAAAAACGTGTTCAAGGACTTTTCAGAATTCCTTAGATTAGTGAAGAGCTTGGGCGGTAAGACGATTGCTATGGGAGGAAGTAACGGTGGGCTTTTGGTAGGTGCTACAGAGAATGAATATCCTAACGTCATTGACTGTGCAGTAATTGGACACCCAGTGCTGGACATGTTGAGATATGATAAACTTTACGTAGGGAAATACTGGGTTGAGGAGTACGGAGATCCAAACGATCCTAAGTACAGAGATTACTTACTTTCTTACAGTCCTTATCATAATCTGAAGAAAGGGCTACCAAAGACTTTCGTATACACTGGAATTAACGACGATAGAGTTCATCCTGCTCATGCATTAAAGTACGTTGCTAAGTCTGAAAAACTAGGAAATGATGTCATGCTCTTTGTTAACGATTCTGGGCACGCAATAGCCGATCCTGAGTCTGAGGCTAGGGAATACTCATACGTTTTAGCCTTCATTGAGGAATGTACGTCAAGTAAATAA
- a CDS encoding PaREP1 family protein — MENRMPLEEVIRKLEEKGIDVTEALLDILSREDPEDSSKERISLAEKYMQESKECAEKGDVVQASEKAYKVAEEVVKALAEKFKTEEYEEFLKEGRWYTYLLGKASKTLSKKLGYWVLDGWNAGYDLHVWGFHERKYSVEDVKVSLKRIEEMLIEAKKLFT, encoded by the coding sequence ATGGAAAATAGAATGCCGTTAGAGGAAGTAATAAGAAAACTAGAGGAAAAAGGGATTGACGTTACTGAGGCTTTACTTGATATTTTAAGTAGGGAAGACCCTGAAGATAGTAGTAAGGAAAGAATAAGTTTAGCTGAAAAATATATGCAGGAAAGCAAAGAGTGTGCTGAAAAAGGTGACGTAGTTCAAGCCTCAGAGAAAGCTTATAAAGTTGCCGAAGAAGTTGTTAAGGCATTGGCGGAAAAATTTAAGACGGAGGAATACGAGGAGTTTTTGAAAGAAGGTAGGTGGTACACTTACTTATTAGGTAAAGCTAGCAAGACTCTTTCTAAAAAACTTGGTTATTGGGTTTTAGACGGATGGAATGCTGGTTACGATTTACATGTATGGGGATTTCACGAGAGAAAATACTCTGTGGAGGACGTTAAAGTCTCCTTAAAAAGGATAGAAGAAATGCTCATTGAGGCAAAGAAGTTATTTACTTGA
- a CDS encoding Lrp/AsnC family transcriptional regulator gives MELDEVDLKILKIIQNDAKYPLEKIAEEVKVPKSTVAYRIKKMEKMGVIKGYFTYVDPASLNLDYLVITLVRARYGKDYHDSLGKKLSQLPGVWGVYFVLGDMDFVVLARFKNREDFMKNFLEKLINMPEIERTSTHVVAKVYKETPYVTIDEEKVNIEEIKNGK, from the coding sequence ATGGAGCTAGACGAGGTAGACTTAAAGATACTCAAAATAATTCAAAATGACGCAAAATATCCTTTAGAAAAAATAGCAGAGGAAGTAAAAGTTCCTAAATCAACAGTAGCCTATAGGATAAAGAAAATGGAAAAGATGGGCGTAATAAAAGGCTATTTTACTTACGTTGACCCAGCCAGCTTAAACTTAGATTACCTAGTTATCACTTTAGTTAGGGCAAGATACGGAAAAGACTATCACGATAGTTTAGGCAAGAAACTTTCCCAACTTCCAGGAGTATGGGGAGTTTATTTTGTATTAGGAGATATGGACTTTGTAGTGTTAGCAAGGTTCAAAAACAGAGAAGATTTTATGAAGAATTTTCTAGAGAAATTGATAAATATGCCTGAAATTGAAAGAACGAGCACTCACGTTGTTGCTAAAGTGTATAAAGAAACTCCTTATGTGACTATAGATGAAGAAAAAGTTAATATTGAAGAGATAAAAAATGGAAAATAG
- a CDS encoding aspartate aminotransferase family protein: MDEDLVKLVKEHTFGTWKVQKTWNPLNVDKAEGVYFYANGKKILDFSSQLVNVNLGYGNKEVIKSIEDQLENLQYISPAFATEVRARAVKSLLEVMPSNLTKFFFSTSGTEANEAAIKIARFYKSPSYKILSRYRSYHGSTLGSLALTGDYRRWYAEPNVAPGVVKIPEPYCYRCPFKLKYPECNLACVNYVDYVIKNEGNVAGVIVEPITGTNGVIVPPKEYLPTLRKITRENDVLLITDEVMTGWGRVGEWFAVNLWGVQPDILTTAKGASASYVPIGITAVSKEIADFFEDKMFAHGHTFEAHPVSLSAIPAVIEEYKRMNLLAHVKAMGSYLGERLKELKERHKSIGDVRGVGLFWAIEFVKDEKQTPFGTYEDKYEGRVTEVDILAKKLLDEGVYVFNGPSWLVISPPLIIKKEEIDEGIEKLDEKIKYLDEKFSS, encoded by the coding sequence ATGGATGAAGATCTCGTTAAATTGGTTAAAGAACATACTTTCGGAACTTGGAAAGTTCAAAAAACTTGGAATCCTTTAAACGTTGATAAAGCCGAAGGAGTATATTTTTACGCTAACGGTAAAAAGATCCTTGACTTCTCTTCTCAGTTAGTTAATGTAAATTTAGGCTACGGAAATAAAGAGGTAATAAAGAGTATAGAAGATCAACTGGAAAACCTCCAATATATTTCGCCTGCATTTGCCACAGAAGTTAGAGCTAGAGCAGTAAAATCCCTTCTGGAAGTGATGCCGAGCAATTTAACTAAGTTTTTCTTTTCCACCTCCGGAACAGAAGCAAATGAGGCTGCAATAAAAATTGCTAGGTTTTACAAATCTCCTTCATATAAAATACTCTCGAGGTATAGATCATATCACGGTTCAACTTTAGGTTCGTTAGCTTTAACTGGAGATTATAGAAGATGGTATGCCGAGCCCAACGTTGCTCCCGGTGTAGTTAAAATCCCAGAGCCTTATTGCTATAGATGTCCCTTCAAGTTAAAATACCCGGAATGTAATCTTGCCTGCGTTAATTACGTAGATTATGTAATAAAAAATGAAGGAAATGTTGCTGGAGTTATAGTAGAGCCAATAACTGGAACTAACGGCGTAATTGTCCCTCCAAAAGAATACTTACCTACTTTGAGGAAAATAACGAGAGAAAACGACGTACTCTTAATAACTGATGAAGTGATGACTGGTTGGGGAAGAGTTGGAGAATGGTTTGCAGTTAACCTATGGGGAGTTCAACCGGATATTCTAACTACAGCAAAGGGAGCTTCAGCATCTTACGTACCTATAGGTATAACTGCTGTAAGTAAGGAGATTGCAGACTTTTTTGAGGATAAGATGTTTGCACATGGTCATACTTTTGAAGCCCACCCTGTATCGTTATCGGCAATACCCGCAGTTATTGAAGAATATAAAAGAATGAATTTATTAGCTCACGTAAAGGCTATGGGTAGTTACCTTGGCGAGAGATTAAAAGAACTTAAGGAGAGGCATAAGAGTATTGGCGACGTAAGAGGAGTTGGGTTATTTTGGGCTATAGAATTTGTTAAGGACGAAAAACAGACTCCTTTTGGCACATATGAAGATAAGTACGAAGGAAGAGTCACTGAAGTTGATATTCTAGCAAAGAAATTGCTAGACGAAGGTGTTTACGTATTTAACGGGCCTTCATGGCTAGTTATTTCTCCACCTTTAATCATAAAGAAGGAGGAAATTGATGAAGGAATAGAGAAATTAGATGAGAAAATAAAATATCTGGACGAAAAATTCTCCAGTTAA
- a CDS encoding dipeptidase codes for MFIDLHEDFAYANQMGRDIIHGKDQSSIEMLKSVDSNVIIFSSIFPHIDVINERSAELSSKYGFPIKSSNFSFDILLSQLKVYYYLERAGYVSIVRSKEDLKKPGIKFLLSLEGTDALKEYEDIYILKELNVFNLGLTWNYDTKFASSCFSKKDYGLTAEGEELVKLANKLGIIIDLAHAGKRTVLDVCSITSKPVIISHGNAKRLKDHERNYDDEELECVVKTGGVIGITAITSTLPEKTLKGIIENIKYIGESFGWDYVAIGTDFLGISEVPQGFENVTKIKELLIEDHEDQILWRNAYRVIEENLS; via the coding sequence ATGTTTATAGACCTGCACGAGGATTTTGCTTATGCAAACCAAATGGGCAGGGACATAATTCACGGTAAAGATCAATCAAGTATCGAAATGCTAAAAAGCGTAGATAGTAACGTGATAATATTTTCATCAATTTTCCCTCATATTGACGTAATAAATGAGAGAAGTGCAGAATTATCATCAAAATATGGTTTTCCTATAAAGTCTTCAAATTTTTCATTTGATATTTTATTATCTCAATTAAAAGTTTACTATTATCTAGAAAGAGCAGGTTATGTAAGCATTGTGAGAAGTAAGGAAGATTTAAAGAAGCCTGGAATAAAGTTTTTGCTTTCCCTTGAAGGAACAGACGCTCTAAAGGAGTACGAAGATATTTATATTCTTAAAGAGCTTAACGTGTTTAATTTAGGTTTAACTTGGAATTATGATACAAAATTTGCTTCATCTTGCTTCTCTAAAAAGGACTACGGCTTAACAGCTGAAGGAGAAGAGTTGGTTAAACTAGCTAATAAACTAGGGATAATAATTGACTTAGCGCATGCAGGCAAGAGGACAGTGTTAGACGTATGCTCTATTACGTCTAAACCAGTAATAATTTCTCATGGTAATGCTAAGAGACTAAAAGATCATGAAAGAAATTACGATGACGAAGAGTTAGAATGCGTAGTAAAAACCGGAGGAGTAATAGGAATTACAGCAATTACCTCAACGTTACCTGAGAAGACCTTGAAGGGAATTATAGAAAATATAAAATACATAGGAGAATCTTTTGGTTGGGATTACGTTGCCATAGGCACTGATTTTCTGGGAATTTCGGAAGTTCCGCAAGGTTTTGAAAACGTGACTAAGATAAAGGAATTATTAATTGAAGATCATGAAGATCAAATACTTTGGAGGAACGCTTATAGAGTTATTGAAGAGAACCTTAGCTAG
- the sepP gene encoding undecaprenyl-diphosphatase SepP: MRKYWLFLVFFVLLSILIKIFGEDNPINVYLFELINYHQVSYLNAFMVDLSKYGRCYVWIPLNALLLIFKKTRRTGITLAASFILAIILGEVSKYIMAEPRPFYFIHSNLLIPKPHDYSYPSGHALIVGDGAAVLALSSPKWLWIPLLIEALLVSYSRVYVGVHWPADILGGWLLALWIAYFTVEEERKGLLAPVEKIFKVC; the protein is encoded by the coding sequence ATGCGTAAATATTGGTTATTCCTCGTATTTTTTGTGTTATTATCGATTTTAATAAAAATATTTGGCGAAGATAATCCAATAAACGTTTACCTTTTTGAGCTTATTAATTATCATCAGGTTAGTTATCTAAATGCTTTCATGGTTGATTTATCTAAATACGGCAGATGCTACGTATGGATTCCTCTTAATGCGTTACTTTTAATCTTCAAAAAAACTAGGAGAACTGGAATAACATTAGCTGCGTCATTTATCTTAGCAATAATACTAGGTGAGGTAAGTAAATACATAATGGCTGAACCTAGACCATTTTATTTTATTCACTCAAATTTACTAATACCTAAACCTCACGATTATAGCTATCCTTCTGGCCACGCATTAATTGTAGGAGATGGAGCAGCAGTTTTAGCGTTGTCTTCACCAAAATGGTTGTGGATCCCTCTTTTAATAGAGGCATTGCTAGTTTCATATTCTAGAGTTTACGTCGGAGTTCATTGGCCTGCTGATATATTAGGGGGTTGGCTATTGGCCTTGTGGATAGCTTACTTTACTGTGGAAGAGGAAAGGAAGGGATTACTAGCTCCTGTAGAGAAAATATTCAAGGTCTGTTAA
- a CDS encoding AAA family ATPase → MTFSYAEIFSDKERFIPELLYGRQNDLKKLVNLVSKQDLTLFFIKGPRRSGKSSLLLTLLKILSNGEYKEKFGVKDYWIPIMVKLDAVSSPISLSNLLLRRGITNYTLKKLNVRKIPTYAKAFSEKIEEQLSTAKSLGGGVNLGSVGASFNKGKSFAFPFSLDLSLVADILYEASENSKIIIMFDELQYVYENWKGDRSLFLQFLKKISDEYYDKIKVVMTGSIIRPAELLLSKDYTEELHGRHIEEYDIREISFEDAEKMLIDGFNSAKISYDDYIISSALNLTFRIPGWLAYFGKYYVETKKFDNAISKSYEEMGSQIKEEVRKLKKIKKKEYYDKAIDVLVKKGKLSPTELSKELNISTHEAEIILNNLNYIDFIDEKGELSDYTVISLKRDFKEMQCPVCNKGKALIVEGLHYFVQFSCKHIVKL, encoded by the coding sequence ATGACGTTTTCTTATGCAGAAATATTTAGCGATAAGGAGAGATTTATTCCAGAGTTACTTTATGGTAGACAGAATGATCTTAAGAAACTCGTAAATCTTGTTTCTAAACAAGATCTCACTCTTTTCTTTATTAAGGGGCCTAGAAGGAGCGGGAAATCTAGCTTACTACTCACTTTACTAAAGATTTTAAGTAATGGGGAATACAAGGAAAAATTTGGAGTCAAAGACTATTGGATTCCGATAATGGTAAAGCTGGACGCTGTAAGTAGTCCTATTTCATTATCAAATCTGTTGTTAAGAAGAGGAATAACTAATTATACTCTAAAAAAGTTGAATGTGAGGAAAATCCCTACTTATGCTAAAGCTTTTAGCGAAAAAATAGAGGAACAATTATCTACTGCCAAATCACTAGGCGGTGGAGTCAACTTAGGTAGTGTAGGTGCATCTTTTAATAAAGGAAAAAGTTTTGCATTTCCATTCTCCTTAGATCTATCCTTAGTTGCGGATATCTTATATGAGGCCTCAGAGAACTCTAAGATAATCATCATGTTTGATGAACTGCAATATGTGTATGAGAATTGGAAAGGTGATAGGTCACTTTTCTTACAATTTCTGAAAAAGATTTCTGACGAGTATTATGATAAAATAAAGGTAGTTATGACGGGGTCAATAATTAGACCTGCAGAGTTATTATTAAGTAAGGACTATACAGAAGAGCTCCACGGTAGGCATATAGAGGAATATGATATAAGAGAAATATCATTTGAGGATGCAGAGAAAATGCTTATAGATGGTTTTAATTCTGCTAAAATAAGTTACGACGATTATATAATTTCGTCTGCACTTAATTTAACTTTTAGAATTCCTGGATGGTTGGCTTATTTTGGAAAATATTATGTTGAAACTAAAAAATTCGATAATGCAATTAGTAAGAGCTATGAAGAGATGGGATCCCAAATTAAAGAGGAAGTTAGGAAGTTAAAGAAAATAAAAAAGAAGGAGTATTATGATAAGGCAATAGACGTCTTAGTTAAGAAAGGAAAATTATCTCCTACCGAACTTTCTAAAGAGCTTAATATTAGTACTCATGAAGCAGAAATTATATTAAATAATCTAAATTATATCGATTTTATTGATGAAAAGGGAGAATTATCTGACTATACAGTAATTTCTCTAAAAAGAGATTTTAAGGAAATGCAATGCCCAGTCTGTAACAAAGGTAAGGCCTTGATAGTAGAAGGTTTGCATTATTTTGTGCAATTTTCTTGTAAACATATTGTTAAACTGTAA